A stretch of the Papaver somniferum cultivar HN1 chromosome 6, ASM357369v1, whole genome shotgun sequence genome encodes the following:
- the LOC113288906 gene encoding auxin transporter-like protein 2, which translates to MEGGSDKVVETVIAGSYVEMETDGKPTTYKTRLSKFLWDGGSVYDAWFSCASNQVAQVLLTLPYSFSQLGMLSGICFQLFYGLLGSWTAYLISVLYVEYRTRKEREKVDFRNHVIQWFEVLDGLLGKHWRNVGLAFNCTFLLFGSVIQLIACASNIYYINDNLDKRTWTYIFGACCATTVFVPSFKNYRIWSFLGLIMTTYTSWYLTIASLLHGQVQDVKHSGPTKMVLYFTGATNILYTFGGHAVTVEIMHAMWKPQKFKAIYLMATLYVLTLTLPSAISVYWAFGDLLLNHSNAFALLPKSPLRDMAVVLMLIHQFITFGFACTPLYFVWEKAIGMHECKSLCKRAAARLPVVIPIWFLAIIFPFFGPINSTVGSLLVSFTVYIIPSLAHILVFRSAAARENAVEPPPKFLGRWAGVYSINVFVVVWVFIVGFGFGGWASVINFVHQIDTFGLFTKCYQCPPPGGPLPPSPPPMAHHFLNSSFAAPPSHHHGVHLHRQ; encoded by the exons ATGGAGGGGGGATCAGATAAGGTGGTGGAGACAGTTATAGCTGGAAGCTATGTTGAAATGGAAACAGATGGAAAACCAACTACTTACAAAACAAGACTCTCTAAGTTTTTATGGGATGGTGGTTCTGTTTATGATGCTTGGTTCAGCTGTGCTTCAAATCAg GTAGCTCAAGTGCTGCTAACATTACCATACTCATTTTCACAACTTGGGATGTTATCAGGGATTTGTTTCCAGTTGTTCTATGGATTGTTAGGGAGTTGGACAGCTTATCTCATTAGTGTTCTGTATGTTGAGTATAGAaccagaaaagaaagagagaaagttGATTTCAGAAACCATGTTATCCAG TGGTTTGAGGTTTTGGATGGATTGCTTGGGAAACACTGGAGGAACGTGGGTTTAGCATTTAACTGCACATTTCTTCTGTTTGGATCTGTTATTCAACTCATAGCCTGTGCAAG CAACATATATTACATAAATGACAACCTTGACAAGAGGACTTGGACATATATATTTGGAGCTTGTTGTGCTACCACAGTCTTTGTTCCTTCCTTTAAAAATTACAGAATTTGGTCTTTTCTTGGACTTATTATGACTACTTATACTTCTTGGTACCTCACCATTGCTTCCCTCCTTCATGGCCAG GTTCAAGATGTGAAGCATTCAGGTCCGACCAAAATGGTTCTATATTTCACAGGAGCAACAAACATTCTCTACACATTTGGTGGTCATGCTGTTACTGT AGAAATTATGCACGCAATGTGGAAGCCCCAGAAATTCAAAGCAATATATCTCATGGCAACATTATATGTACTGACACTGACATTACCATCTGCAATATCTGTTTACTGGGCCTTTGGAGACTTGCTTCTAAATCACTCCAATGCTTTTGCTCTTCTCCCAAAATCACCACTCAGAGATATGGCTGTTGTTTTAATGCTAATCCATCAG TTTATAACATTTGGGTTCGCATGTACGCCATTGTATTTTGTATGGGAGAAAGCTATTGGAATGCATGAATGTAAAAGCTTATGCAAACGTGCTGCAGCAAGATTACCAGTTGTGATCCCCATTTGGTTCCTTGCTATTATCTTCCCATTCTTTGGTCCTATCAATTCAACTGTTGGATCTTTACTTGTTAGCTTCACTGTGTACATCATTCCTTCTCTTGCTCACATCCTTGTCTTTAGATCTGCCGCTGCTAGAGAG AATGCAGTGGAGCCACCACCAAAGTTTTTGGGAAGATGGGCTGGAGTATACTCAATTAATGTATTTGTAGTGGTGTGGGTATTCATTGTTGGTTTTGGGTTTGGTGGTTGGGCAAGTGTTATTAATTTTGTACATCAAATTGATACATTTGGACTCTTCACTAAATGTTATCAATGTCCACCACCTGGAGGACCActcccaccatcaccaccaccaatggCACACCACTTCCTCAACTCCTCTTTCGCAGCTCCACCGTCTCACCACCACGGCGTTCATCTCCACAGGCAATAA
- the LOC113288905 gene encoding glycine-rich protein 2-like yields MAQEKSTGTVKWFNTTKGFGFITPDDGGEDLFVHQSSIKSDGYRSLSENEQVEFEIETGGDGRTKAVNVTGPGGENVKGGDGGGGGDSYGGGGRGGGRGGGGGGYGSDDRSGGGGYGSRGGSGGGYGGSGGGYGSGGGGGYGGGGGRGGGSCYNCGESGHFSRECTQAKSGGGGGGSYGGGSRGGGGGGDRSCYSCGGSGHFARECPNGGGN; encoded by the coding sequence ATGGCACAAGAAAAATCAACTGGTACTGTTAAGTGGTTTAATACTACGAAAGGTTTTGGTTTCATAACTCCTGATGATGGTGGTGAAGATCTTTTTGTTCATCAATCATCGATCAAATCTGATGGTTACAGAAGTCTTTCTGAGAATGAGCAAGTAGAGTTCGAGATTGAAACTGGTGGTGATGGAAGAACTAAGGCTGTGAACGTTACTGGTCCTGGTGGTGAAAATGTTAAGGGAGGTgacggaggaggtggtggtgatagCTATGGTGGAGGTGGAAGAGGAGGTGGtcgaggtggcggtggtggtggctaTGGTTCTGATGACCGATCTGGTGGTGGTGGCTATGGAAGCAGAGGTGGTTCTGGAGGTGGATACGGTGGTAGCGGTGGTGGTTatggttctggtggtggtggtggttatggaGGCGGTGGTGGTAGAGGCGGTGGAAGCTGCTACAACTGTGGTGAGTCTGGTCACTTTTCTAGGGAATGCACTCAGGCTAAGAGTGGTGGTGGAGGCGGTGGAAGTTATGGCGGCGGcagcagaggtggtggtggtggtggtgaccgTAGTTGCTACAGCTGTGGTGGTTccggccattttgctcgtgaATGCCCCAACGGCGGTGGAAACTAG